DNA sequence from the Lycium barbarum isolate Lr01 chromosome 5, ASM1917538v2, whole genome shotgun sequence genome:
GGAAATAAGGCCATCAGGAATGCAAATATTACTACTGCTGAGGGATTGCTTACAGATGGTTAGCACAAGACTTGGTACATTTTAGTTTCATAGCTGAAGTTTATTATCCCATTGATCCTATTTCTTTACGAAATGATATGGTAACTTCATGCTATGAGATGAAGGAAACAGCTGTTGCAAGCTTGCAACTATTAGTAAAAATGATCCAAATTTACAGTTCTGTCAGCAGAACCTGGTGAAGATAAAGAATAAGAAAAAAAGTACTGAGCATCTGAttgctatgatgatgatgatcagaGATTAATGCAACATCCAACAAAGACCTCTTTTTATTCATTTGATCCTCCCACCACCACCATCCCACAATCCCTGCTTTTATGGGATTGTCAGCATTACCATGCAAACTTCAAATAGATAGAACCTTAGTTCCTAGAAAGTCGAAACTTCATAGATGGCTCAATATAGTTGGAACTTGAACTTACTGTAAGATTATATAGATAAATAATCTTATAGACATTGTTAAAAGCACTCAAACAGAAATAAAAAAGCAAACCACCAGATTTCTTAGAGCGACAATCTTCAACATTTAAAAGACTAGCAATTGTTGCTATCTTTAGTAAATGTCTTGGCTAAGAATTAGAGATGGTTGCTTAAAATAAATGAAAGGTTAATGAACCATAGTATGAGATTATGGTGTAGCTGAATACGAACTAGAAGATGAATGAAATGAATCAACCTTGTGTTCACTTATTTCAACTTTTTTCATTCACAATATAACAAACATTATCTACTCCATTTTTTAAAGAACTTGATCAAGATTGTTATAAACCAGGAAAAACATGTATATATGCTTAACAGTTAGAACTTACTGAAGGTTTAGTTTAAGAAGATGCAAGATGTTTTAAAGTTAGAACTTGAAAACTCACTAAACATTTAGCTAACAGAGATGTAGGCAATATAGTTGGAACATGAACTTACTGTAAGACAAAATTTTACACAGAACACATAGCATGCAGTAAAAATCTTGTTGAGTACTAACATGGCTCAATATTGATACTGATCTGGGAGCTGTCAATATAGGTGCTACTAATTCAAAACTGCAACTGCTGCTGGTTCTTCTACATATTTAGTGGATGAGGACAACTTGTGAAGAGAAGGTGCAGAGTTCAGAACTAGTGGTCTATGTAGTGCTGGTTACTGGTATATGCTGATGTGAAGAAGAGGCATATGGGAAGGGAGTTGGTGATGATTACTGTGGAGGACTAAACGATATGGTGCACTGCTGATAGCAAGTGCAACAACTACACAAGGTTTGGTACAGCAGCATTCTTGGGATGACACAGTGCTGGGATCTCAGATGTGCTGCAGTGACTATGCAATTTCTACTGGAAGAAAGGAACAGATGCAGCAAGAGGAAATATATGCTGCAGTTCATATGCAGATGATGAACTGCATCACTGGAGCAAAAAGCAACAAAGGCTGCAAGGGCTATTTGCAGCAAGGTTGTAGTTTGTCTATGAACAACAGGTACTAGCATGGTGGAAAATAATGCCACCAGATGTCTTCTGATTAAGCTCAGCTGGTGTACCAAACTTGGGACACAAAATACAAGATACACATGATACAACAAGTTGCTCAAGGACAAGAACTAAGGGTTCTACACAGCACCAGCAAGCAGTACAGATGGTTTGTCCATCTGGCACTCTACTACTGCTATTTTGGCATAGATGATACACCAAGGGACCAAACTTGGGACATCAGATGGTCTAGATGAACAGACTAGAAAACATCAAAGACCGAAGAAAATAACAGTAACAACCTGTACATACCATCTCCAATAGGATATCTATCGGACTTAATACTAGATATAAAAGTGTTACCTGATTCATCATTTTGTTGCTCCTCAGTGTCAGTTATTCTCAATTCATTAGATTGACCATCATGTGTTTCAGCTTGAGAGTAGTCTTGACCATTCATCAATTGCTCCATATAAAGTCGTACAACTTCATCATCATGTTGTTCAGTTTCAAATCTGCTTCCAGCTCTAGTTCGCATTGGTCCACCTCAAAATTGAACTAATTACTTAAAGCCTTGCTATAAAGATACTTCACAAGTTATGAGATATTTACGCACCAGAAAACAAAATTACTATCCGATGATAAGATCATATCAGTGTCTCAAAATACAAAGGCAACATCAACAAAATATAAGTAAAAGCACGCATAGAGAATTCATTCAAATATTGGATAAACCACTAATACATATATGATAATTTGTAGTTGACTAAGATGCATGTTCTCTAATATGTGACTTTAATTAACAATACAAATTATATCTTATTCACTGTTCAAAATCAAATAAATACCACATCCCTATAAGTAATTCAATAAAACTAAAAAGAATTAAATATTTTATAACTAGCACCCATTTTATTCATTATCACTTTCATCTTCAATGTCATTTCCTCCATCAACATCTGCTTCACCTTTATTTGGAGGAGTTTGAGAATCTGGCACATGAATTTCTATCCCATCAACATCGCTTCTTACCCAATCGTTACACTCATATTCTGTATCACAAACATTTTCTAATATTATTAAGTCAGTGGCATCACTTTGCATTGATGACTCAAACTGCATACTATTTTTCTCTCCCATATCAAAAATGTCTCGAGGTTTAATTGGCCTAGGTACAAACCATTCACGATCTTTAGGATCTTGCACAAATATTACTTGTTGAGCTTGGTTTGCAAAAATAAAAGGCTCATCACTTCCTCGATTGCCAGAGTCTATAAAGTGTGAGAAGTTCACAAGTGTGAAACCTAATTCATCTTCCTTAACTCCTCTACCTTTGGTTACATCAACCCAATCACACTTAAATAAGACAACTTTAAATTCTTCATAGTAATTTAACTCCATAATATCATTCAATCGACCATAATAGGTGATATTGGCAGACTTCGGAGCATTGTCACTTGTACTTGCATAACTTTCAGTCTTTGAAACGACCATAACATCACTATTTTGTGTCTTCATGAACTCCTCACATTGTTTTGTTCGAAATCGGTAGCCATTATTTATATTGAACTCATTGAATCTTCTTGCAACGTAAGCTGGCCCTTTTGCAAGGAATAGAACATCCTTTGGGATGTTAGATGTGTCCTCCAACTCCTTCACCTAACCAAATAGAAATATACGACTATAAATATCGATATAAGTACAGGGACAATAACTTAAAGATATAATTGACTTAATCCTACTACTTACCTGCTCCTTGAACCACTCATGAAACGTATCAAAATGCAAACGCTCAAGTTGATGAGGTCTAAGACGACTCTTACGATATAATCTCTTGATTTCAGCAATATGTTCACTATCATGTAACTGGAGTATATCAGTTCTGTAATCAAATAAAGTAACATACACAGATTTAGAAATTGATATACCACTCACTTTTTATAATTCTCAACCACCTCTGATTCGCAATTGAAAAGGATATGTCGATGTGCTTGCAACCATGTTTTATCATCCAAGTCAAATACATCTATCACGCCACAAGGCTCCCCAACAGAAGGAAAAAGACATCCTTCTCTATCAGTCAGATTCTCAATCTCATCATCACTTTTTCTCGACCAATAAGACCTTGAATCACCACCTTCCAAATATCGTGCGCAAAATGTCAAACACTTATTTGCGATGTAAGCTTCTGCTATTGAACCTTCTGGGCATGCCCGATTACGAACATATGATTTCAAAATACCAAAGTACCTAACAAATATAGTAATGCTATCACTTTTTATGATTAATAACTCAATATATGCGATAAATTCAATGTTGTTTTTTATACCGCTCAATTGGGTACATCCAGCGATGATGTACTGGCCCTACAATTTTAGCCTCAGTTGCCAAGTGAATAACCAAGTGTACCATAACAGTAAAGAATGATGGGAGGAAGATTTTCTCCATATTAGAATGTGTTAAGGCAATTTTTTCTTCAAGTAATTCTAACTCTTCTATTTTAAGCGCTTTGCCACAAAGAACTTGAAAGAATGTGCATAGTTCAATTATAACAGAACTCACCTTTTTATCTGTTGAACGTCGCAATGCAAGAGGAAGAAGTTCTTGCATTATAACATGGCAATCATGAGTTTTTAGCCCTGATATATTTCGTTTGCGAATGCAATGAGCGATATTAGAAGCATAGCCATGAGGAAACTTGGCATTTTTTAGTACTTCATAAAACAACTCCTTTTTTGCCGGAGACATTGTAAAATAAGTAGGAGGAAGATATGTCCTCCCACTTGCCCGACGCTGAGGCCACAAGCTGGGTCTTATTTTCATATCCTTCAAGTCTAATCGAGCTTCTAAGTTGTCTTTTGACTTTTTACCATGACCTAACAATGTATAAATCAAGTTATCACACACATTTTTTTCTATGTGcatcacatcaagattatgaCGCATCAAGTTATACTCCCAATAAGGAAGATTGAAGAAAATGCTCCTCTTTTTCCATGTGTTTTTCCTAACCCCACTTACCTCATCAGATGATTGCCCGAGAGTAAACTTTATGCCTCTAACTTGATTTAGAACTAGTGACCCAGATAATGGACGAGGTGCAGATCTTGATTCTTTAGTCCCATCAAATGATTTTGCATCATTTCGATATTTGTGACTCGGCTTCAAGAAACGTCGATGGCCTATGAAGCAAAATTTTCTACCATGTTTGAGCCTTCTAGATTGAGTCTCTATGTTACAAGAACGGCAGGCAAATTGACCATGAGTACACCATCTAGATAGATTACCATATGCTGGAAAATCATTTATAGTCCACATCAAAGTTGCTCGCATTTGAAATGTCTCCTTAGAAAATGCATCATAGGTTGCTACCCCTGTATCCCATAATTCATTCAATTCTTCTATTAAAGGTTCCAAAAAGACATCAATGTTATTTCCGGGCCTCTTTGGTCCTGGAATAAGCATGGACAGAATAAAGAACTCTTGTTTCATGCACAACCATGGTGGAAGATTATAGGGCATCAAAATCACCGGCCATGTACTATAAACAGATCGCATCGTGCCAAATGGATTAAATCCATCAGAAGCTAATCCTAGACGAACATTACGGGGATCACTAGGAAATTTTGAATATCTGTTGTCAAAAGTTTTCCAAGCTTCAGAATCTACTGGATGTCGTAAAACTCCATCTTTGTTTCGTTCTTCATGATGCCATCGCATCAGTTTAGAAGTTTTTGAAGACATGAATAACCTTTGCAATCTTGGTTTTAGAGGAAAGTACCTTAGGACCTTGGCTGGAATTTTTTTATCTTTGTTTTTCCATCTAGAAGCCCCACAAAGTAAGCATTCATTTACTTTTTTATCAGCAAATTGATTCCTAAAAAGCATGCAATCATTGGGACAGGCATGAATCTTACTATACTTCAAGCCTAAGACTTCGATTATTTTTTTGGTCTCATATAAGGAAGAAGGCAACTTAGCTCCTTCAGGAAATGCATCCTTCAATAGACCAAGCAAGGCATTAAAAGATTCATTTGACCATCTGAACATCCCTTTTATGTGGTAAAGATGTAGCAAAAACGAAAGTTTACTAAATTTCTTACATCCAGGGTATAATTCCTCCTTTGTATCTTTCATAAGTCGTTCAAACTTATCCATCTCTGGATGACGTTGATTTCCTCCTGGATTATGAGTATTTTCTTCTACGTTTGGATCTAACTCTCCTCCATCGCTAATGTTATTGTTTGTTAACGGGGTACTACCTCCAAAAGCATCGTGTATCATTCGTCTCATATCACCACCCCTTAAAGCTTCTTGTCTGCCATCATTTTCTGCACTCTTATTGGATTTATTGAGATACTCCCCATGGCAAAACCAAGTATCATATGAAGGTATAATGCCATTAACCACAAGATGATCATATGCTGTTGCCCGATTTACTTCATAGTGTAGCACACATTCTGTACAAGGACATGGAATTGTTCCTCCATCACGTTTTTCACAAAATGCATGATCTAAAAAATTCTCTACTCCATCCAAATATTCTTTACTAAGTCTATCGCAATTGATCCAGCTTCTAATCCTAGTATTTTCCATGGAAATTCAAGAATTTTGTTACAATTCTGCATTTTCAAGAAGACAAAGAAAAATGTTGTGACGAAAAAGAAAGAAGTTAGAAAAGGTACTATATGTAACATCTACATTTAGGTACTTTATAGGATACTTGCAAGCTATGATATAATGGATAATAGAAGTACAAAAGCTATGTCATAAATTCCATTTTTAGCATACAATGAACACATTGAAATGCTGCACTAGAGGTACTACAGGTTGTCATATTCATTATAGTTAAAACAAATAACAGCTATCATATAGTAACGATGtcatagaaatatggagaaagggaTTATTATTCCTACAGGGAACAAAATGAGATGAATAACTATACGAACTTACACTCGTAGCAAAAAAACTAAAAGCTTGTTTAGTGAGCCAGTAAAATTGAAAGATAGTAGCTGCTTACGAATTTTCAAAAACACAAAAAGAAACTAAAGAGTAAGTTTCTTCCATGATTGCTAATAAGTTTCTTCCATGACTGCTATATAAAATATCTATTTATCTCAACGTCTACTTCACAATGctctaaattttattttttaaagaataGAGCTGTCTTTACAAATAACCATcagaaaactaatttttttttgccaaaaaTGCAATACCTGATCAGCAACAAAGAGTTCATTTTTTGTTGATTATGCATTTTATAAGTTGTTAATGAAGTTGCTGGACAGATTTTACTTTCGATTCTTAAATGTTTAGTGGCTGGACAGATTTTACTTCACATTAGTTACCCTGATCATAACCATAAAAGGGTTTAATATATATTGTTGCTTCAAGTTCTTGAATTTAATCACTCAACAATGTTGCTTCTAAGTTCTTGGATTTTGGTTGTAAATTTTGATATAGTATTGGTCTCAAAACCTATCATACTCAATCGATGATGGTTGTAGGAATAGCCAGTGGCCTTTGTCGCTAGAGCCTAGAAGGTGAAAACGCATTTAAAAGTAGTTTTAATTCTGAAAACTAAAACATAATATTTTGATTCCTTTTCAGCTACAGAGTGTAAAACATGGCTTCAAGACATGCAACTAAGGAAGAAAAGCCGAGGTAGCTGCAATGGAAGTAGCCAATTAACTTCATGATGTGAACAAGGATAGGAAAAAACTAAGGATAAAGTGATATCTAATTCAATAATCATAAAAGCAAGTACTTGATCGTTCACAAAACCTTTTTTTATTCCTAACATAATTCAAGGTGCGCCAGCACCTAGAACACAAATTAACCATACACAACAGTGAAACAAAAGATAAAACAGTAGAAACAGTGGAGAAATAGGTGAACTAATTCAGTCAATTATCAGCAGTCAGATATCACAAAACCGCGTTGGCAAAAACATAAAAACTTTATTTTTACAAATTGACATAGTTGAACATCACAAGTCGACGTAAACACAAGTTTTGGATGAATGGAAAGTAGATTACTTCGACGGGAAAGACAAGAAAGTGAACGAGATGAATGAAGCTCCTAAAGGCGTCAAGGATTCTGTTCTGAAAACAGTTCTAGCAAAACAttccttttatttttgtttaGCAACAACTAGCTTCTCTTTTTtctttgtatttgaaattttggaacTCGTCTTTTCAAAGTCTTGCAAAAACAACGCCACCTCGCAATTCATTGAAACGCCTACCTCCTTAAAAAACATATGTTTTATGACATTAGAGAATAGTTGTACACATAGTTGAAATTTCATTATAAACACAATCTAT
Encoded proteins:
- the LOC132639574 gene encoding uncharacterized protein LOC132639574, coding for MQPLAAMALLIDGILSPEGTSRLIAASDPGQFISDCTRPRHSGTQQGSQFRTPRTQASSGSQGGSLVRGGAQSSHGGSHSSRGGYQSGRGGSQVFRGEAQSGQSGLDAILIILSSLQFFPQIINYSLQIIKKSKITNSLNQNPYAQSPAAVISISSAAISISSRGYFGILKSYVRNRACPEGSIAEAYIANKCLTFCARYLEGGDSRSYWSRKSDDEIENLTDREGCLFPSVGEPCGVIDVFDLDDKTWLQAHRHILFNCESEVVENYKNEHIAEIKRLYRKSRLRPHQLERLHFDTFHEWFKEQVKELEDTSNIPKDVLFLAKGPAYVARRFNEFNINNGYRFRTKQCEEFMKTQNSDVMVVSKTESYASTSDNAPKSANITYYGRLNDIMELNYYEEFKVVLFKCDWVDVTKGRGVKEDELGFTLVNFSHFIDSGNRGSDEPFIFANQAQQVIFVQDPKDREWFVPRPIKPRDIFDMGEKNSMQFESSMQSDATDLIILENVCDTEYECNDWVRSDVDGIEIHVPDSQTPPNKGEADVDGGNDIEDESDNE